In Salisediminibacterium beveridgei, one DNA window encodes the following:
- a CDS encoding LemA family protein codes for MIGFIIIIVIVAILALTWVSGYNGLIKMRNWVEESWAQIDVQLKRRYDLIPNLVETVKGYAKHEEETLTKVVELRNQMGDSTMSRQDTMEVNDQLSGALKSMFALRESYPDLKANENFKMLQEELTQTENKIAYSRQLYNNTVMKYNTKIESIPTNILAGIHKFEKRDMLEAKEEERENVRVSF; via the coding sequence ATGATCGGATTCATTATCATCATTGTGATTGTTGCCATCCTCGCTCTGACTTGGGTTTCAGGCTACAACGGCCTGATCAAAATGCGAAACTGGGTGGAAGAATCCTGGGCACAGATTGATGTGCAGCTGAAACGGCGCTACGATCTGATCCCGAACCTGGTTGAAACCGTCAAAGGTTACGCGAAACATGAGGAAGAAACGTTGACAAAGGTTGTGGAACTCCGTAACCAGATGGGCGACAGCACCATGAGCCGCCAGGACACCATGGAAGTGAATGATCAGCTGAGTGGCGCATTAAAAAGCATGTTTGCCCTTCGCGAATCCTACCCGGATTTGAAGGCTAACGAGAATTTTAAAATGCTGCAAGAAGAGCTCACACAAACAGAAAATAAGATCGCCTATTCCAGACAGCTCTATAACAACACCGTCATGAAATACAACACGAAAATCGAGTCCATTCCGACGAACATTCTCGCCGGCATCCACAAATTCGAAAAACGCGACATGCTTGAAGCCAAGGAAGAAGAACGGGAGAACGTTCGCGTGTCTTTTTAA
- a CDS encoding ROK family transcriptional regulator: MVQGMTGSFRLMKSLNRSLVINIIRRDGPISRTDISKQANLTPPTVTNIVNDLLKEGLVKEGRIGVSKGGRRPVLLSINYNNHYVIGVDVGTGQMRVGLSNLNAELLERKKEVLPAGVKAREFMAILYRLVDEMIESASVEKDKIVGIGIGMHGIVDEAAGVSIYAPHFNFGELPLKADLEERYDIPVRVENDARCSAIAEMWFGGAKDNQHLVFVNVGDGIGAGVILNGQVFRGDNHIAGELGHMIVDLNGRQCTCGSYGCLHTVASGIHIRERVIHEMTLGRSTQLWDLVEHKEEIDGAIIYEAALLGDAFSEEVFAQAGRFLGLALTNVINFLNPDQIILGGGVMKAGEFVMKPLQETIQRRALTDDARRTEVTVSALGSHSALLGAVSLILQDVFEVQDNKRN, translated from the coding sequence ATGGTTCAGGGAATGACAGGCAGTTTCCGATTGATGAAATCCTTAAACCGGTCGCTGGTGATCAATATTATTCGCCGGGATGGACCGATTTCAAGAACGGACATATCCAAACAAGCGAATTTAACGCCACCGACAGTCACGAACATAGTCAATGATCTGTTAAAGGAGGGACTTGTCAAGGAAGGGCGGATCGGTGTGTCCAAAGGTGGCAGGCGTCCGGTGCTTCTATCCATTAATTATAACAATCACTACGTTATCGGTGTGGATGTTGGAACTGGACAGATGCGTGTCGGCCTTTCCAATTTGAATGCTGAATTGTTGGAACGAAAAAAAGAAGTTCTTCCGGCGGGGGTGAAAGCCAGGGAATTTATGGCCATCTTGTATCGCCTGGTTGATGAAATGATCGAGAGCGCATCAGTCGAGAAGGATAAAATTGTAGGCATTGGTATTGGAATGCATGGGATTGTCGATGAAGCAGCAGGCGTCAGTATCTATGCCCCCCACTTCAACTTCGGGGAATTGCCTTTGAAAGCGGATCTTGAAGAACGATACGATATTCCGGTGAGGGTGGAGAACGATGCGCGTTGTTCGGCCATCGCGGAAATGTGGTTTGGTGGAGCGAAGGATAATCAGCATCTCGTGTTTGTTAACGTCGGGGACGGCATTGGTGCTGGCGTGATACTGAATGGTCAGGTTTTCAGAGGCGATAATCATATCGCGGGGGAACTCGGTCATATGATTGTCGATTTGAACGGAAGACAATGCACGTGTGGCAGTTACGGCTGTTTACATACTGTGGCCAGCGGGATTCATATCCGGGAGCGGGTGATTCATGAGATGACGCTCGGGCGCTCCACACAGCTGTGGGATCTCGTTGAACATAAAGAAGAAATCGATGGGGCGATCATTTACGAAGCTGCATTACTGGGCGATGCCTTCTCTGAAGAAGTGTTTGCGCAGGCGGGGCGCTTTCTGGGGTTAGCCTTAACGAATGTGATTAATTTTCTGAATCCGGATCAGATCATCCTTGGCGGGGGTGTGATGAAAGCAGGCGAATTTGTCATGAAACCGTTGCAGGAAACGATTCAAAGACGCGCATTGACGGATGATGCCAGGCGGACTGAAGTGACCGTATCAGCTCTTGGGAGCCACAGTGCACTGTTGGGTGCAGTGTCTTTAATTCTGCAGGATGTGTTCGAAGTACAAGATAATAAAAGAAATTAA
- a CDS encoding carbohydrate ABC transporter permease, protein MAKLSSETPVGNKRKIVTPKTAPYFFIAPAVLLFLLFTLYPVIQSLILSFQTSSGGVSTFAGLDNYRRLFNDPLFYTALGNTFTILIIQVPIMLSIAVVLAVLMNSALLRMRAFFRIAFFMPAITALVAYAIVFMILLDQNYGLVNYVLSLVGIDQVPWLNDPFWAKVSLIVAITWRWTGYNMVIFLAGLQNISNDLYEAASIDGAGKIRQFFSITLPQLKPIFLFTAVLSTIGTLQLFDEPYILTNGGPNNATLTISLYLYLNGFRYFDFNYASAIAYVLVIIIAVLSYLQMKVAGDDE, encoded by the coding sequence ATGGCAAAACTAAGCAGTGAAACACCGGTGGGGAACAAGCGGAAGATTGTTACCCCGAAAACAGCTCCTTACTTTTTTATTGCCCCGGCTGTGCTCTTATTTCTGTTATTCACTTTGTATCCAGTCATTCAATCATTAATACTCAGTTTTCAGACTTCATCAGGAGGCGTCAGTACATTTGCAGGTCTCGATAATTACCGCAGACTTTTTAATGACCCGCTGTTTTACACGGCTCTCGGCAATACGTTTACGATCCTGATCATTCAGGTGCCGATTATGCTATCCATCGCTGTGGTACTGGCCGTGCTGATGAATTCTGCACTCCTGCGGATGCGCGCTTTTTTTCGGATTGCATTCTTTATGCCGGCGATCACAGCGCTTGTGGCTTATGCGATCGTATTCATGATTTTGCTTGATCAGAATTATGGCCTTGTAAACTATGTGTTGTCTTTAGTAGGGATTGATCAGGTGCCGTGGCTCAACGATCCGTTCTGGGCAAAGGTATCATTAATCGTTGCAATTACCTGGCGCTGGACAGGCTATAACATGGTCATTTTTCTGGCGGGTCTTCAAAACATCTCGAATGATCTGTATGAAGCAGCCAGCATTGACGGCGCGGGAAAAATCCGGCAATTTTTCTCGATTACCCTGCCGCAGCTGAAACCGATCTTTCTGTTCACAGCCGTCCTGTCCACCATCGGCACGCTTCAGCTGTTTGATGAGCCATATATCCTGACCAATGGTGGGCCAAACAACGCTACGTTGACGATTTCTCTGTACTTATACTTAAACGGGTTCCGCTATTTTGATTTTAACTATGCATCCGCGATTGCGTATGTACTGGTTATCATCATTGCAGTCCTTTCCTATCTCCAAATGAAAGTTGCAGGTGATGACGAATGA
- a CDS encoding ABC transporter substrate-binding protein, which yields MKAWKVLSVSALSVGMLAACGNNDGGNNDETAGGNAENENASNEGAGNNATNEGGSDVSGEISVWGWNVAAAAMEQSLEEFNEMYPDVTVNIEDIGREDVYDRLTVGLAAGGSGLPDVTMLETDRLDNYFAEFPEGFVNLDDHGFADHEDKFAPSKVEAIKGPDGNNLAAPWDIGPAGVFYYVPHFEEAGVDPDDIETWDDFIAAGEEILDATGAAMVPVDIANDDALFRMMMNQLGVYYFDEAGDIEIASADAATAMSKIQEMHEKDLVANTDGWDGTVTATVNHTVATVPFGVWYAGTITDQAPDQSGDWGVFKLPAFEEGGNRDANLGGSDLSVLSNTEYPEAAYAFVEFFTTEVEPQIEGMVEYGLFPSLLATYDEPYFEENNEFFNDEPIWALFADVVEGTPSANYTNDYARAFRYASDAQANALLSGEDPQVALEEAAERIANETGRDMQ from the coding sequence ATGAAAGCTTGGAAGGTCTTATCTGTAAGTGCATTATCAGTTGGAATGCTGGCAGCGTGCGGGAACAATGATGGCGGGAACAACGATGAAACAGCTGGTGGTAATGCCGAAAATGAAAACGCCTCCAATGAGGGTGCTGGAAACAACGCAACGAATGAAGGCGGATCAGATGTCTCCGGTGAAATCAGTGTCTGGGGTTGGAATGTTGCAGCGGCGGCAATGGAGCAGTCTCTTGAAGAGTTCAATGAAATGTACCCGGATGTCACTGTGAACATCGAAGATATCGGGCGTGAGGATGTATATGACCGCCTCACGGTCGGACTGGCTGCAGGTGGCTCAGGTCTTCCGGATGTGACGATGCTTGAAACGGATCGACTGGACAACTATTTTGCTGAGTTCCCTGAAGGGTTTGTAAATTTAGATGATCACGGATTTGCCGATCACGAGGATAAGTTCGCCCCTTCCAAAGTGGAAGCGATTAAAGGGCCGGATGGAAACAATCTGGCCGCGCCATGGGATATCGGTCCGGCGGGTGTTTTCTATTATGTGCCTCATTTTGAAGAAGCGGGCGTGGATCCGGATGACATCGAAACCTGGGACGACTTCATAGCAGCCGGGGAAGAAATCCTCGATGCAACGGGAGCGGCGATGGTACCGGTGGATATCGCCAATGACGACGCGCTGTTCCGCATGATGATGAATCAGCTCGGTGTGTATTATTTTGACGAAGCGGGCGATATTGAAATTGCAAGCGCCGATGCGGCGACGGCAATGAGTAAGATTCAGGAAATGCATGAAAAAGACCTCGTTGCTAATACTGATGGCTGGGACGGTACGGTCACTGCGACGGTCAATCATACTGTTGCCACAGTGCCATTTGGTGTGTGGTATGCGGGGACGATTACAGATCAGGCACCTGATCAGTCCGGTGACTGGGGTGTTTTCAAGCTTCCGGCGTTTGAAGAAGGCGGAAACCGCGATGCTAACCTTGGCGGATCGGACTTGTCTGTTCTTTCCAATACAGAATATCCGGAAGCGGCTTATGCATTTGTAGAATTCTTTACGACAGAAGTCGAACCGCAAATTGAGGGGATGGTTGAATACGGTTTATTCCCGTCACTCCTCGCGACGTATGATGAACCTTATTTCGAAGAGAACAATGAATTCTTTAATGATGAACCAATCTGGGCATTGTTTGCGGATGTCGTTGAAGGTACACCTTCTGCAAACTACACCAATGACTATGCCAGAGCATTCCGCTACGCATCGGATGCGCAGGCCAATGCACTGCTTTCAGGAGAAGATCCGCAGGTTGCCCTTGAAGAGGCGGCTGAACGGATTGCCAATGAAACCGGAAGAGATATGCAGTGA